The following proteins come from a genomic window of Miscanthus floridulus cultivar M001 chromosome 2, ASM1932011v1, whole genome shotgun sequence:
- the LOC136536915 gene encoding galactoside 2-alpha-L-fucosyltransferase-like has protein sequence MAGCFGDELLGAAGGGAEARVICGDTTIAASIRSNLTVATHQTLDPTVLSRIDKLSAANKSKKLALQVIAKHLSEEEIGRLRGVFKAVDNRNSEPPLLFQKLRQYESNHRRCGPGTANYCEAMAQLTSGRNGDHAECRYVVWFPIQGMANRMLNVVSTFLYVLLTGRVLLIYEPPEMEGLFCEPFPGTSWILPPDFPYKDSFWVSSSDSYLHMLENNIVRYDDSGGGGGASALPPYVYFHLEQI, from the exons ATGGCTGGCTGCTTCGGTGATGAACTGTTAGGAGCTGCTGGAGGAGGAGCGGAGGCTCGAGTGATTTGCGGCGACACaactatagctgcatcgatccggtcgaacctcactg TGGCTACTCATCAGACTCTAGATCCAACTGTCCTTTCTCGTATCGACAAATTATCTGCAGCGAATAAATCAAAGAAATTGGCTCTACAG GTTATTGCTAAGCATCTTTCAGAAGAGGAGATTGGTAGGTTAAGAGGAGTGTTCAAGGCAGTAGACAATAGAAACAGTG AACCCCCCCTACTTTTCCAGAAGCTGAGGCAGTACGAGTCGAACCATCGGCGGTGCGGACCGGGCACCGCGAACTACTGCGAGGCCATGGCGCAGCTCACGTCCGGCCGCAACGGCGACCACGCCGAATGCAGGTACGTGGTGTGGTTCCCCATCCAGGGTATGGCCAACCGGATGCTCAACGTCGTCTCCACCTTCCTCTACGTGCTGCTCACCGGCCGCGTCCTCCTCATCTACGAACCCCCCGAGATGGAGGGGCTCTTCTGCGAGCCGTTCCCGGGGACCTCGTGGATCCTGCCGCCGGACTTCCCCTACAAGGACAGCTTCTGGGTCAGCTCAAGTGACAGCTACCTGCACATGCTTGAGAACAACATCGTCCGCTACGACGatagtggtggcggcggtggcgccagCGCGCTGCCACCCTACGTCTACTTCCACCTGGAGCAGATATAG